A genomic region of Bactrocera dorsalis isolate Fly_Bdor chromosome 3, ASM2337382v1, whole genome shotgun sequence contains the following coding sequences:
- the LOC105227328 gene encoding adenylyl cyclase X E, protein MYSSYDRNRKASVNVGTILDDVTHQFKDRNELSVLREHCRKYDVEKIYQTYMARLLRIQLTTFLTILITITVIYCVLLVNSDEVATDISIYMVFTMLSVVAIYIGIWKRAIMKFAWIIYVAVLSIIFLTAMDITVPVYHAVTCYEIFVPIFYSFIIYSVYIYMPFFNHRQPFILGVTISLCYIILFLTITYRMKVDGATSMDEEKIISEIMFMVGLNLLGLFFRLPREIVVRQTFIDKRECVEEDLLLHAAKTQEKILLLSMIPAPIADKIEEDIKLRLTRTSLTSRRRSSFQREAEMLYRKLFIETHDDVTILYADMVNYTKLTTTVDVKTLVETLHDLYVRFDDAALDLDVLRIQFLGDCYYCVANVSIPNEDHANACVRLGLRMIQEIHTERDTRDLEMDIRIGVHSGSVLSGVIGATKWKFDIYSKDVEIANRLENTGVPGRVHISGETLERLDDEFQYEDGTEKAINDPLLQQHSIRTYLIIPPTTTKYRETISNNTLMSRFSFLKGSPLGSAADLKTVYSGDIIQRMVDMEMRRESTSIPVETLQFHRIFFGKSRHLTRFEREEHNFRINFSWWFMCFKNWRWEHNYMIQPDIKLKYSVLVSYIIILCTIAMQAINAKQSLKFWVLVVIGNILMLLVLGLVWYKKLWEVCRKNWFHMKPRNKVSRWIYGLSEFTQRVFNVRIFIYLGILILQLSYTLIQLLDCDRFQIENQEIEILLFEDGTRDILCFNTWAVTECIIMNIFLNFLFSGITYIIKIAVGLFTLISYIIIITVLYDFVYERSLACNTNLYPEYSHIFVSVLTLIVINMISRQKEFISRVDYYWKRELKKKQENAKLTNETISRLVSNILPSHIVDIYMDNQLTNKLYYEEYSNVAVIFATILNFDIEVVGMRVLNEIICDFDEVLSSFKGVHKIEKIKVAGWTYMAACGLNTTGTGHRGSLEQRASAFSFAYNWRRDHLATRRANISDLFGAVADKSSTTGGTTRRRSVRMFNDGEEPITDDDVVYVMARFGLSLLRAMDNFNKNNFYHDSDSQVIGDLRLGIANGPVMAGVVGLFKPHYDIWGNAVNMAARMDSTGVANLIQVTEETANILTLHDIHCVYRGITFVKGRGSIPTYFIDIDDRLQFRKSTITETDIDPL, encoded by the exons ATGTATTCATCTTACGATCGTAATCGTAAAGCTTCGGTCAATGTTGGCACAATATTAGACGATGTGACACATCAGTTCAAGGACAGAAATGAGCTAAGCGTGTTGAGG GAACATTGCCGTAAATATGACGTGGAGAAGATTTACCAAACCTACATGGCGCGTCTGCTTAGAATACAATTGACTACCTTCTTGACGATACTCATCACCATAACGGTCATCTATTGTGTGCTGTTGGTCAATTCTGACGAg gtAGCAACTGACATATCAATTTATATGGTATTCACGATGTTGTCTGTCGTGGCCATTTATATAGGCATATGGAAGCGGGCGATTATGAAATTTGCTTGGATTATTTATGTAGCGGTTCTGTCAATAATATTTCTTACGGCAATGG ATATAACCGTGCCGGTATATCACGCCGTCACCTGTTATGAGATCTTTGTGCCGATTTTCTATAGTTTCATTATCTATtcagtttacatatatatgccgTTTTTTAATCATCGCCAACCATTCATTTTGGGCGTTACAATATCACTGtgctatataatattatttctgaCGATAACGTATCGCATGAAAGTTGATGGCGCCACCAGTATGGACGAAGAGAAAATCATATCTGAAATCATGTTTATGGTGGGGCTCAATTTATTGGGTCTATTTTTTCGCTTACCACGTGAAATAGTGGTACGGCAAACCTTCATCGACAAGCGTGAGTGCGTTGAAGAGGATCTTCTGCTGCATGCTGCCAAAACTCAAGAG aaaatattaCTGCTAAGCATGATACCGGCACCAATTGCTGATAAAATAGAGGAGGATATAAAATTGCGTTTAACACGAACGAGTTTAACATCGCGCAGACGCTCGTCTTTCCAGCGAGAAGCGGA AATGTTATATAGAAAACTCTTCATTGAAACACACGACGATGTGACAATACTCTACGCCGATATGGTCAACTATACCAAACTAACCACAACTGTTGATGTGAAAACACTTGTGGAGACGCTACATGATCTCTACGTTAGATTTGATGATGCAGCGCTG GATTTGGATGTGCTGAGAATACAGTTTTTGGGCGATTGCTACTATTGTGTGGCGAATGTCTCGATACCCAACGAGGATCACGCTAATGCTTGTGTGCGACTTGGTCTACGGATGATACAGGAGATCCACACGGAGCG TGATACCAGAGACTTGGAAATGGACATACGCATTGGCGTGCATTCGGGTAGCGTGTTATCTGGTGTGATTGGCGCCACTAAATGGAAATTCGATATTTACTCGAAAGATGTTGAGATCGCTAATCGTTTGGAAAATACCGGCGTACCCGGTCGTGTACACATTAGCGGCGAAACACTCGAACGTTTAGATGATGAATTCCAATATGAAGATGGCACAGAGAAAGCCATCAATGATCCGCTATTGCAACAACACAGCATACGTACGTATCTGATCATACCGCCGACAACG ACTAAATATAGGGAGACGATATCAAATAATACACTGATGAGTAGGTTTTCGTTTCTGAAGGGCTCACCACTGGGCTCAGCAGCG GATCTGAAAACCGTTTATTCCGGTGACATAATACAAAGAATGGTGGATATGGAGATGCGCCGAGAGAGTACAAGTATACCGGTCGAAACTTTACA ATTCCATCGCATATTCTTTGGAAAATCGCGACACCTCACGCGTTTCGAGCGAGAGGAGCACAACTTTCGTATAAATTTCTCCTGGTGGTTTATGTGTTTCAAGAATTGGCGCTGGGAACACAACTATATGATCCAACCAGATATTAAACTCAAGTATAGTGTGCTGGTTTCATACATAATTATTCTGTGCACAATCGCCATGCAGGCCATTAATGCCAA ACAAAGCCTAAAATTTTGGGTCTTGGTCGTTATTGGAAATATATTGATGTTGTTAGTTCTGGGCTTGGTCTGGTACAAGAAATTGTGGGAGGTCTGTCGAAAAAATTGGTTTCACATGAAACCGCGCAATAAAGTCAGTCGTTGGATTTATGGACTCTCCGAATTCACACAAAGGGTCTTCAATGtacgcattttcatttatttgggCATTTTAATACTACAGTTAAGCTATACACTAATACAACTG TTAGATTGCGATCGCTTTCAAATTGAAAATCAGGAAATCGAAATTCTGCTTTTTGAGGATGGCACCCGGGATATACTGTGCTTCAATACATGG GCTGTCACCGAGTGCattattatgaatatatttctaaatttcctATTCTCGGGCATaacttatattattaaaatagctGTCGGCCTTTTTACACTCATTAGTTACATCATTATCATAACGGTTTTGTATGACTTTGTCTACGAACGCAGCCTGGCTTGTAATACTAATCTTTATCCCGAATATTCGCATATATTTGTGTCCGTCCTGACGCTTATCGTAATAAACATGATCAGTCGGCAAAAAGAGTTCATCTCCAGGGTGGATTATTA TTGGAAACGagaattgaagaaaaaacagGAAAATGCCAAACTAACAAATGAGACGATTTCCCGATTGGTCAGTAATATTTTGCCATCGCATATAG ttgacATTTATATGGACAATCAGTTGACCAACAAGCTCTACTACGAGGAATACTCAAATGTGGCTGTAATCTTTGCGACTATACTGAATTTCGACATTGAAGTTGTCGGCATGCGAGTTTTGAACGAAATCATTTGCGATTTCGATGAAGTG CTAAGCTCATTCAAAGGCGTgcataaaattgagaaaatcaAAGTCGCCGGCTGGACGTATATGGCGGCCTGTGGGCTAAATACCACCGGCACGGGGCATAGAGGCTCGCTAGAACAGCGCGCCAGTGCTTTCTCATTCGCCTACAATTGGCGTAGAGATCATTTGG CCACCAGGAGAGCAAATATCAGTGACTTATTTGGCGCTGTTGCGGATAAGTCTTCAACGACCGGCGGCACCACCCGACGTCGCTCGGTGCGCATGTTCAACGACGGCGAAGAGCCGATCACCGATGACGACGTCGTTTACGTTATGGCGCGCTTCGGTTTGAGTCTGTTGCGTGCTATGGacaacttcaacaaaaataatttctatcACGACAGCGATAGTCAAGTTATTGGCGATTTACGCCTTG GTATAGCGAATGGTCCCGTTATGGCCGGTGTTGTTGGCTTATTTAAGCCGCATTATGATATATGGGGTAATGCTGTGAATATGGCGGCGCGCATGGACTCCACTGGGGTGGCTAACCTAATTCAAGTCACTGAGGAGACTGCCAACATTTTGACCTTACACGACATCCATTGTGTGTACAGAGGCATAACATTTGTTAAAGGACGCGGTTCCATACCAACATATTTCATAGATATTGATGATCGTTTGCAATTTAGAAAGTCGACAATAACAGAAACCGATATTGATCCATTATAA